The following are encoded in a window of Pyrenophora tritici-repentis strain M4 chromosome 6, whole genome shotgun sequence genomic DNA:
- a CDS encoding Dimer-Tnp-hAT domain containing protein: MPAKRTRVNALEIATTSKRPRVAARHRGTASQPVLVDTRPFSPSPPPPPLSPRQALVAAPQAPNFEATLRESRAEETIIPPPEGSEHATVAASGAASEAVDEGFVWVEDKYDGFNWSRYPKHCKPPTSLSNRASWVYSHGYRIALRSNVAKVTWICHYCYKHKFTTVGRGIHDVSQSPSAPARHLGEDKKGHGLKPPSKRTTVAPRKETLLERALQKGCSQAVANELTNFNIQEFRLAAVTWLVENNLPLSQFESSSFRNMIQLASVEAERALWASYNSVSRYVIRLYNYLLLKVVASLSESMSKVHISFDGWTTKGGKRGYLGIVAHYVDSSGELRDLPIALPQLTGAHTGEAMAEVVMAIFKQFEITVGKLGYFVLDNAHNNNTTINTLALQMGFSATERRLRCGPHTLNLIGQMLLWGEEKESYDNEETERVNEAENMATWRGDGPLGVLLAVINYIKTPQQYALFEKYQKLAIRDQPVNAPTEQHKIKEPVKPVVTRWNSYVSCFERAVELQLAVNGYANYHIQKIETEDAYARSRNNKLPAAPDWMRSDGINAHDWQVIAEYIDVLRPLKQATKRLEGRGKSGAFGAIAEVIPVFEYLLGVYEDRLQSYEDVIHDEHTESPEDHLAINLRAALVKAREYYNKLDLSPAYYAATILHPRYKSYLDAAWADKPDWLESNNRKFQHLWAEYKSLPKPRLRPKVRHNDIDDAINSFIEPAGLTENEEDEYEAWKRSEPIASEGVDPIKYWVGLRDRYPSLSKFAIDMLSIPGSSCECERLFSELGDLLEPRRRSISPQLLAAIQCDRRWIRAGFGSGEVPVKEAISDEEMDAKYGVHKWDIS, from the coding sequence atgccagcaaaaagaacacgcgttaatgctctagaaatcgcgacaacttcgaagcgccctagagtcgcagcgcgtcatcgcgggactgccagccaacctgtgctagtcgatactcggccattctcaccatctccacctcctccaccgctgtcgccgcgtcaagctctcgtcgccgcgccacaagcaccaaattttgaagcgaccctccgagagtcgcgcgccgaagagacaatcatcccaccacctgagggcagcgagcatgccactgttgcagcttcaggagcagctagcgaggctgtcgacgagggtttcgtatgggtagaggacaaatacgacggctttaattggagtcgctacccaaagcactgcaagccgcccacatcactttcgaaccgagcaagctgggtatacagccatggctatcgcatcgccttgcgcagcaacgtcgcaaaagtcacgtggatctgccactattgctataagcacaagttcactactgttggccgtggcatacatgacgtctcgcagtctccatcagcgccagcacgtcatctcggagaagacaagaaaggtcatggcttgaagcctccaagtaagcgcactaccgtcgctcctcggaaagaaactctcctcgaacgcgcccttcagaagggctgctctcaggctgttgccaacgagcttaccaacttcaatatacaagagtttaggcttgcggccgtcacctggctcgtcgaaaacaacctcccactctcacaattcgaatcatcgtcttttcgcaatatgatacaattagctagcgtagaggcagaacgagccctgtgggcatcttataacagcgtctcacgatacgttatacgcctgtacaactacctgttactaaaggttgtcgcaagcctttcagaatcaatgagcaaagtccatataagctttgacggatggacgacaaaaggtggcaagcgcggttacttaggtatcgtcgcccactacgttgatagctctggcgagctcagggacttgcctattgcgctcccacaactgacaggtgcccacaccggcgaggctatggctgaggtcgtgatggcaatattcaagcagttcgaaatcactgtgggcaagctcggttacttcgtcctcgacaacgcacataacaacaacaccacgatcaacactctcgccttgcagatgggcttcagcgctactgagcgtcgccttcgctgcggtcctcatacgcttaatctcattggccagatgctactctggggtgaggagaaagagtcctacgacaacgaggagactgagcgcgtgaacgaagctgagaacatggctacttggcgaggcgatggaccattaggagtgcttctcgcggttatcaactacatcaaaacaccacaacagtacgctctttttgagaagtatcagaagctcgctattagggaccagcctgtcaacgcgccaacagaacagcacaaaatcaaggagcccgtcaagccagttgttactcgctggaactcttacgtttcgtgttttgagcgcgctgttgagttgcaattagcggttaatgggtacgccaactaccatattcagaagattgaaactgaagacgcgtacgcccgaagtcgtaacaacaagctgcctgcagcgccggattggatgaggtctgatgggatcaatgcccatgactggcaggtgattgctgagtatattgatgtgctcaggccactgaaacaagctacaaaacggcttgaaggccgcggcaaaagcggtgcttttggagcaatcgctgaggttattccagtatttgaatacttacttggagtctatgaggaccgcttgcaaagctatgaagacgtcattcacgatgagcatacagagtcacccgaagaccaccttgctatcaacctccgcgctgccctagttaaagcccgcgagtactacaacaagctcgacctctcgccagcttactatgctgctacaatccttcatcctcgctacaaaagctaccttgacgcagcgtgggcggataagcctgattggctagagagcaacaaccgcaagtttcaacatttgtgggcggagtacaaaagcttaccgaagccgcgcttacgccccaaagtcaggcacaatgatatagacgacgctatcaacagctttattgagcctgcagggcttacggagaacgaggaggatgaatatgaggcttggaaacgcagcgaaccgatcgctagcgagggcgtcgaccctataaaatactgggtaggactccgcgatcgctaccccagccttagcaaatttgctatcgacatgctatcaatcccaggctcaagctgtgagtgtgagcgcttattcagcgagctgggtgacctcctcgagccccgtcggcgcagcatttctccgcaacttctagcagcaatacagtgcgatcgacgatggataagagctggatttggcagtggtgaggtgcctgtaaaggaggctatcagcgatgaggagatggacgcgaaatacggtgtacataagtgggatattagctga
- a CDS encoding Dimer-Tnp-hAT domain containing protein, whose amino-acid sequence MEPSTPTSPSPSNIIRLDLTSLTPSPIPTSSPTPILSPTPIQYHESPDEFVQGGITVGKSKQELFVINGTSRIRNHLEQKHQIDPQSGIKRKGSVRKSIIDQQKDGAASSIFFWKESVEKFKELLIRWIVYCHIAFFQLENQYFRELLLFLNPALLNHLPKAAKTIRSWVMNAFISKKQQLREDLHHSRSRISISFDLWTSPNPYAILGVVAMWIDTTGMRRVTALGMRRIYGEHTGENLGSVVLELLEEYDISGDQIGYFMLDNASANDTAVEFILKDLCPWMKSKQRRHRRLRCLGHVINLCCQAFLMGRNCEKYLAKLEKHHQRGDYTKVEELWKKFGCLGRLHNLVRYIRLTPQRREEFATIIIGGDLSQFDGLELIQNNSTRWNSWFYSITRALNVRERLELFSARHVPGKGSVGIANFKLDGQHWFELEKIELALKDFYAATLLSEGKKTSLADWFSTLDCLLREISETKDHYHDIHTEDDNNFTWKYLQGCADAAWLKCVEYYNNQQLNWQNRFPEDTDLPPAYYAAQILDPYRKWGWFRQEWVLHGDEEKKRWFENAQLAVKHLWETEYKGRYPVEMLPPPARKERDPDPAFDRQREHKRIRIDAPVSTTDLYEQYISTDRLHNEEAGCNEAIAYWLSRYDSQRDLARFALDMFAISPMSDECERLFSSAKLTIVDRRGRLKADIIEACECLRAWYGKPQAEGNSDIEDSENEDD is encoded by the exons atggagccttcaacaccaacctcaccgtccccatcgaatattataagactagatttaacgtctcttactccatctcctatccccacgtcatcacccacccctatactatcacccactcctattcaatatcacgaatctccagatgagttcgtgcagggcggtatcac ggttgggaagagcaagcaagagttgtttgtcatcaatggcacttctaggatccggaatcacctggaacagaagcaccagattgatccccagagtggcatcaagcgaaagggttctgtacggaagtctataatcgaccagcaaaaggatggggctgcttccagcatctttttctggaaggagtcagtagagaagtttaaagagcttctaattcgttggattgtgtactgccatatcgccttctttcaattagagaaccagtactttcgtgaactactcctctttttaaatccggcactactcaaccacctcccgaaggctgcgaagactatccgaagctgggtaatgaatgcattcatatcgaagaagcaacagcttagggaggacctacaccattcacggagtaggatctctatctcctttgatctctggacttcaccaaacccttacgctatcctaggcgtcgtcgctatgtggattgatactaccggcatgcgacgtgttaccgctttaggtatgcgacgtatatacggcgaacatactggagagaatcttggatcggtggtccttgaattgctggaagaatacgacattagcggagatcagattggatactttatgctggataatgcctcggcaaatgataccgctgttgagtttatactcaaggatctctgcccatggatgaagtcaaaacaacgtcgtcatcgccggctgcgttgcttgggccatgtcatcaacctctgttgccaggcgttccttatggggcgaaactgtgagaagtatcttgcgaagctggagaagcatcatcaacgtggcgactatacgaaggtggaagagctctggaagaagttcggatgtttgggtcgtcttcacaacctggtgcgatacatcaggcttactccacaacggcgtgaggagtttgctacaattattatcggcggagatctttcgcaattcgacgggcttgagcttatccagaacaactcgacccgctggaactcatggttttattcgattacacgtgcattaaatgttcgagaacgtttagagctcttctcggctcgtcatgtacctggaaagggctccgtagggatcgcgaactttaagcttgatggacagcactggtttgagcttgaaaagattgaactcgctctcaaagacttctatgctgcaactttgctttctgaaggtaagaagacgtcacttgcggactggttttcaactttggactgccttctccgggagataagcgagacgaaggatcactaccacgacatccacactgaggacgataacaactttacatggaagtaccttcaaggctgcgctgatgctgcttggttaaagtgcgttgagtactataacaatcagcagctgaattggcaaaatcgattccctgaagatactgaccttccaccggcatattatgcggctcaaatccttgatccatatcgcaagtggggatggttcaggcaagagtgggttcttcatggcgacgaagagaagaagaggtggtttgaaaacgcacaattagcggtgaagcatctctgggagacagagtataagggaaggtaccctgtcgagatgctgccaccaccagccaggaaggagagagatcctgacccagcatttgatcgccagcgggaacataagcgcattcgaatagacgctccagtttctacaactgatttgtatgaacaatacatctctactgaccggcttcataacgaagaggcaggttgcaatgaggctattgcgtactggctatctcgctacgactcccaacgagatctcgctcgcttcgctctagacatgtttgcgatctcgcctatgtcggatgaatgcgaacgtctttttagtagcgcgaagcttactatcgtcgatcgccgtggtaggctgaaggcagatattatagaagcgtgcgagtgtctccgggcctggtatggaaagccccaagctgaggggaacagcgatatcgaggatagtgagaacgaagacgactag
- a CDS encoding Trichoplein multi-domain protein: MSCINAAIEAIESRDPGDKFTYSEVARRFGVDRSTLSRRHQQIRGSNEAKSRNQQLLHPHQELQLLEHIDELTEAGLPPTRTMIQNFASAIAGRAASQSWVTRFFHRHPDAIISRWSTGLDRNRHRADSVYKYESYFDLLSTKMAQHHIRAQDVYNMDEKGFLIGVTGRSKRVFSKQKYETGGFKKVIQDGNRDWITVIAAICADGSTLPPAIIYEATSGNMYARWVDDIAIDDPVYVTSSPSGWTNDQVGLAWLEQVFDRHTKEKAGNHTRLLILDGHGSHVTMDTHTLQPLDVVMFKPLAAAYSLSLQHYLQASHGLLAVRKDDFYRLFKPAWDSSFIKKHALKAFKATGIAPIDPEVVLKKFRKSTLTAPPPLVNVSRATITNLINQAYDPSSIAANNLSEILLRLQAAKEIAEYEKDALRAALHQRKAFHSGAVWWSPCKLREARFRQLVKEKEKEKELLDKIELKEAKENNRIYQLKIKEAARAAREEAKKVRDEAKAVKAAELDAKRRDRDAAKAIQQPQSGKRKASKPAAKQQPKKRRVGGAGGGTLAENEILQTRSIFQNGRLANIELGLSTHAIRQLYLACVTSVSDYGAQIYWQNQPYATKKLQSLHNLACRKTLGVFRTAPTVPTSLEASLLPPAIRLNSTIRNYASRANLLANTHPIAKAITRIQSTNLQRSKKPNQHRQLQTITNAIPKNNKRDTEQTIPYRFRPWDTLNYTVTVSQKSKEEEANAHQAYIKTRLDNYTTIYSDASQTQEGKGIGVGIAVYNSTQQEIYSETVNIGQYQLVYNGELEGITRAFEYAAKNATTDQEFEVYADNQAAIYRLKNLSDNPGQHWQLRCLKAANTIRRKQANIHLLWAPGHTDIVGNERADYLAKEATKEDPRSTTKSIAYLGTTIKRIQQTEQRQEYEKYKARATALNKATYSAKYPLKISKTIQMPQNTKRVTSSAFYSLKLGHGYFNSYLKRFKKRDSNRCTCQNIQTPEHLLLYCHLYKDHRKTLLQTIKHRPVTLPLLLHTSIGIEATLAFITSTRIGTRKWYLGQPTEDLQRDTV; encoded by the exons atgagttgtatcaacgctgcgattgaagctattgaatcgcgtgatcccggagataaatttacatactctgaggttgcgcgccgctttggtgttgatcgctctacgttgtcgcgacgccatcaacagatccggggctcaaatgaagccaaatcacgtaatcagcaactccttcacccacaccaggagctacagcttctagagcacattgacgagcttactgaggctggcttaccaccgacgaggactatgatccagaactttgctagtgctatagccggaagggctgcctcccaaagctgggtgacgcgcttctttcaccgtcatcccgacgcgattatatcacgttggtcaactggtttggaccgcaatcgccaccgggctgattctgtatacaagtacgagtcgtactttgatctactatctactaaaatggctcagcaccatattcgggcgcaggatgtatataatatggatgagaagggattccttattggagtgacggggaggagtaagagagtgtttagtaagcagaaatatgagactgggggctttaagaaagtgatacaggacggcaacagagattggatcactgttatcgctgctatatgtgctgatgggagtacgttaccgcccgcgattatatacgaagctacttcgggcaacatgtacgccagatgggttgatgatatcgcaattgacgatccagtctacgttacctcaagtccctcagggtggaccaatgatcaggtaggcctggcatggctcgaacaggtgtttgatcgccatacgaaggagaaggccggcaatcacacacgcttactcatccttgacggccatgggagtcacgttactatgga TACCCAtacgctgcagccactcgatgtggtaatgttcaaacctctggcagccgcgtactcactcagcttgcagcactacctccaggcgagccacggtctcttagctgtgaggaaggatgacttctaccgtcttttcaagcctgcctgggactcctctttcattaagaagcacgcgttgaaggcatttaaagccactgggatagctcctatagatcccgaagtagtacttaaaaagttccgaaagtcaacactaacagcaccgccgccactagtgaacgtgagtagagctactatcacgaacctcattaatcaggcctacgatccgagctctattgcggccaacaacctctcagaaatactcctccgcctccaggctgccaaagagatcgccgagtacgagaaggacgcactgcgcgcggcgctacac cagcgaaaagcgttccattcaggggcagtttggtggtcgccgtgcaagcttcgagaggcccgcttcaggcagctagtgaaggagaaggagaaggagaaagagctacttgataagatagagttgaaagaggcaaaggagaacaacaggatctatcaacttaagatcaaagaggcagcgcgggcggcgcgtgaggaggcaaagaaggtgcgggatgaagccaaggctgtaaaggctgccgaacttgacgccaaacgacgcgatcgcgacgctgcaaaggctatacaacaaccccaatcgggcaagcgtaaggcttcaaagcccgctgcaaagcaacagccaaaaaaacgacgcgtgggtggtgctggcggtggcactctggctgag AACGAGATTCTTCAGACGCGTTCAATCTTCCAAAACGGAAGACTAGCGAACATTGAACTCGGCCTATCAACACACGCTATTAGACAACTATACTTAGCATGTGTAACCAGCGTGTCAGACTACGGagcacaaatatactggcaaaaccaaccctacgctacaaagaaactacagtcactacacaacctggcttgtcgaaaaacactaggagtgtttagaacagcaccaacagtccctacaagcctcgaagcgagcctactaccaccagcaattaggcttaactcaactatccggaactacgcaagcagagcaaacctgctagccaacacccatccaattgcaaaggcaataacTCGGATCCAATCAACTAATCTCCAACGCTCAAAGAAACcaaaccagcacagacagctacaaactattactaacgcaattcctaaaaacaacaaaagggacacagagcagactatcccataccggtttaggccatgggatactctaaactataccgtaacagtctctcaaaaatccaaagaagaggaggcaaatgcgcaccaagcctacattaaaacaaggctagacaattacacgacaatatactcagacgcctcgcaaacacaagaaggaaaaggaataggagttgggatagcagtctacaactcaactcagcaagagatctactcagaaacagttaatatcggacaataccagctagtctacaacggcgaactagaagggatcacacgagcattcgaatacgcagcaaagaacgctacaaccgaccaggaatttgaggtctacgcagataaccaagcagcaatctacaggcttaaaaacctatcagataacccaggacagcattggcaactccgatgtctaaaagcggcaaatacgatccgacgaaaacaagcaaacatccacctactctgggcacctggacacacagatatagttggaaacgaaagagcagactacctagcaaaagaagcaaccaaagaggaccccagatcaacaacaaagagcattgcctacctgggcacgacaatcaaaaggatacaacaaacggaacaacgccaagagtatgagaaatacaaagcaagagcaaccgctctaaacaaagctacctactcagccaaataccctcttaaaatcagcaaaaccatccaaatgccacagaacacgaaaagagtaacctctagcgccttctactctcttaagctaggacacggatacttcaactcctacctaaagagatttaagaaacgagactcgaatcgctgcacctgccaaaacatccaaacgccagaacacctactactgtactgtcatctatacaaagaccatcgaaaaacgctcctacaaacaatcaaacatcgcccagtcacactaccactactactccacactagtataggtatagaagcaaccctagcttttatcactagcaccagaataggaacaagaaaatggtacctaggacagccaacagaagacctacagagagacactgtataa